One window of Balneolales bacterium ANBcel1 genomic DNA carries:
- a CDS encoding MnmC family methyltransferase, with protein MTPRNVLTNDGSATLYSDRYRQHYHNIAGALTESRHVFFERTGLFEALKSHRDITICETGFGSGFHLILMEWLRHLTGSRSTVFYYSVEKHPVPPDQIRGMGFEKLFPGVSGKGDDEAAEGPAGEASPIAGRVPSPPLTPNSLGRLADLAEALYAADSGATVSSTMTGQGGQTFAHIYRGDFFDWDLSQIHQPAHFFLHDAFSPDANPELWTKEAFSKLLQAADSRAMLGTYCSATRARAAMVLAGWHVARAAGPPGKREMTLASSDEAMLEGYKPVNAERLRERFGT; from the coding sequence ATGACACCCCGTAACGTTCTCACAAACGACGGTTCGGCGACCCTGTACTCCGATCGGTATCGTCAGCACTATCACAATATTGCCGGGGCTCTTACCGAAAGCCGCCACGTGTTTTTTGAGCGAACAGGACTTTTCGAGGCGCTCAAATCCCATCGCGACATAACCATTTGCGAGACGGGGTTCGGTTCCGGCTTTCACCTGATCCTGATGGAGTGGCTCAGGCATCTGACCGGCTCCCGTTCCACCGTATTTTACTACAGCGTCGAAAAACATCCGGTGCCGCCCGACCAGATCCGGGGCATGGGGTTCGAAAAGCTTTTTCCCGGGGTATCCGGCAAGGGCGATGACGAAGCCGCTGAAGGTCCGGCCGGGGAGGCCTCCCCGATCGCCGGCAGGGTGCCATCCCCCCCACTGACACCGAACTCCCTGGGCCGGTTAGCGGATCTGGCCGAGGCTCTGTATGCTGCGGATTCCGGCGCTACGGTATCCTCGACCATGACGGGTCAGGGCGGCCAAACCTTCGCGCACATCTACCGGGGTGATTTTTTTGACTGGGACCTTTCACAAATTCATCAGCCGGCCCATTTCTTCCTGCACGACGCCTTTTCGCCGGATGCCAATCCGGAGCTATGGACAAAGGAGGCCTTTTCGAAACTGTTGCAGGCTGCCGATTCACGGGCCATGCTCGGCACCTACTGCTCGGCCACCCGCGCCAGGGCCGCCATGGTGCTTGCCGGCTGGCATGTCGCCAGGGCTGCAGGTCCGCCCGGCAAACGGGAGATGACACTGGCCTCTTCGGATGAAGCCATGCTCGAGGGATACAAGCCGGTGAACGCGGAGAGGCTGCGGGAGCGTTTCGGCACGTAA
- a CDS encoding AAA domain-containing protein, producing MSQGITIQAGAGAVSPEELVDAAEMAIEAEIEAVRERPSNDVLTGGKKVKSPSEDEVHYHFDTTNPSLRFAEECKATLPGETVTICPVEVGEEAMVFRFPKDFGETIPEVELEWENDFVLKRIREALAGVLSSEERRRRIKRMMRPAEYVVSAAGSAGEESGTGGDAGGSDAGGSDAGTSAGQAEDTGNAVRHFGKTQIHEDGLRNEAQRQSMEKALKQPVSYIWGPPGTGKTATLAYIITNFVMAGKSVLFVSNTNRAVDHGMLGVMEAMETLGLKAVNRRITRFGERVLESKRLDSIHFEQQLEESLREQMQEAADLQNWLDALDLPDLTPAQKQHIWKKIERLGGKEAVEEQIRELSQKDRYAFNRLRAFKVVGTTLARVCTSDMLEQMEFDAVVVDEASMAGIPYMLVMATKAKEHLVIVGDPMQLPPIAVTTDIPSRNILEQDIFATVSGAGSTDELFMWHDHNPAYTSFFNIQYRMQSDLARVISDVFYEGRLESAGTGPQDRKVTAQGNASYDMRAPGDLSPEPGPESVVLLDTSAMQPVLRQDGKRRGFQPVNDVHTELLADLVRRQLTEMYTGLNEIGIIVPFRSAVWHLRRELRGKNRWYDLEIGTIHTFQGREKKVIILDTVMTGEPRNGSVQHYSVRPFDEAKNGLSVPRLLNVAFSRSRERMIVLADMSHIRRVYGRKFLGKLLGRLPVRSV from the coding sequence ATGAGTCAGGGAATAACCATTCAGGCCGGGGCGGGTGCCGTCTCACCGGAAGAACTTGTTGATGCTGCCGAAATGGCCATTGAGGCGGAAATTGAAGCGGTACGGGAGCGGCCTTCGAACGATGTGCTCACCGGTGGAAAGAAGGTGAAGAGCCCTTCGGAAGACGAGGTGCACTATCATTTTGATACCACCAACCCGTCGCTTCGGTTTGCAGAGGAGTGCAAGGCGACGCTTCCCGGCGAAACGGTAACCATCTGTCCGGTGGAGGTGGGAGAAGAGGCGATGGTGTTCCGGTTTCCCAAAGATTTCGGCGAGACGATACCGGAAGTCGAGCTGGAGTGGGAGAATGATTTCGTGCTGAAGCGCATACGGGAGGCTCTGGCCGGAGTATTGTCGAGCGAGGAACGGCGCAGACGGATTAAGCGGATGATGCGGCCGGCGGAGTATGTGGTTTCGGCCGCCGGTTCTGCCGGTGAGGAGAGCGGTACGGGCGGCGACGCCGGCGGAAGCGACGCCGGCGGAAGCGATGCCGGCACAAGCGCCGGGCAAGCGGAGGATACCGGAAATGCGGTCCGCCACTTCGGAAAAACGCAGATCCATGAGGATGGCCTGCGTAATGAGGCACAGCGGCAATCCATGGAGAAGGCGCTGAAGCAGCCGGTGAGCTACATATGGGGTCCGCCCGGCACAGGCAAGACCGCCACCCTTGCATATATCATTACCAATTTTGTGATGGCGGGCAAATCGGTGCTCTTCGTTTCCAATACCAACCGCGCGGTTGATCACGGTATGCTGGGGGTAATGGAGGCGATGGAGACCCTCGGCCTGAAAGCGGTAAATCGCCGTATCACACGTTTCGGCGAACGGGTGCTGGAAAGCAAACGGCTCGACAGTATCCATTTCGAGCAGCAGCTGGAGGAGTCTCTGCGCGAACAGATGCAGGAAGCCGCCGACCTGCAGAACTGGCTGGATGCCCTCGACCTCCCCGACCTGACCCCCGCGCAGAAACAGCATATCTGGAAGAAAATAGAACGGCTTGGGGGAAAAGAGGCCGTTGAAGAGCAGATTCGAGAACTCAGCCAAAAGGACCGTTACGCGTTCAACCGGTTGAGGGCTTTTAAAGTTGTCGGTACCACCCTGGCGCGCGTTTGCACTTCCGATATGCTGGAACAGATGGAGTTCGATGCGGTGGTTGTGGATGAAGCATCCATGGCCGGCATCCCCTACATGCTGGTGATGGCCACCAAAGCAAAAGAGCACCTGGTAATTGTGGGCGATCCGATGCAGCTGCCTCCCATCGCCGTTACTACCGATATCCCATCCCGAAACATCCTTGAACAGGATATCTTCGCGACGGTCTCTGGTGCCGGGTCAACCGATGAGCTGTTTATGTGGCACGATCACAATCCCGCCTATACCTCATTCTTCAATATTCAATACCGGATGCAGTCGGACCTTGCCCGGGTTATCAGTGATGTGTTTTATGAAGGGCGCCTGGAATCGGCCGGAACGGGTCCGCAAGACCGGAAGGTTACCGCGCAGGGAAACGCATCGTACGACATGAGAGCCCCCGGCGATCTGTCGCCGGAACCAGGCCCGGAATCGGTTGTGCTTCTTGACACTTCCGCCATGCAGCCGGTGTTGCGTCAGGATGGCAAACGAAGGGGATTTCAGCCGGTCAATGATGTGCATACGGAGCTGCTGGCAGACCTGGTGCGCCGTCAACTGACCGAAATGTATACCGGGCTGAATGAAATCGGCATCATTGTCCCGTTCCGGTCGGCCGTATGGCACCTGCGGCGGGAACTGCGGGGCAAGAACCGCTGGTATGATCTCGAAATTGGAACCATCCACACGTTTCAGGGACGGGAAAAGAAGGTGATTATCCTGGATACAGTCATGACCGGCGAGCCGCGAAATGGTTCGGTGCAGCACTATTCGGTGCGTCCATTTGATGAGGCCAAAAACGGCCTTTCGGTCCCTCGGCTGCTGAATGTGGCGTTCTCAAGAAGCCGGGAGCGAATGATCGTACTGGCCGACATGAGTCACATCCGCCGGGTTTACGGCCGCAAGTTCCTGGGAAAACTGCTGGGTAGGCTGCCCGTTCGTTCGGTCTGA
- a CDS encoding GntR family transcriptional regulator produces MKTAKHIADRIRLFIATKQFQVGDVMPSTRELGRQLDASFHTVRKAYHMLTAEGLLRSERGRGFVVNRQNMPLDKSQRLELGAERIRTVLEELIGNGLDDEEIETLFQEQLGFVEWPARLESCASVGVTHEHGAMVARAILDEVGIRSETITPDETGKRVNFDALFVPVQWMRDFREESENTLLLPVVYHLKSELLISLVERSAIQTIGMVSSDEQTLSTLINELKHSLKFPGSIMAGGVYGKSLPLFVREVDIVLYPPSVASLVERQIPEKRRMKIEYAIDSRTAEIIRSELWDQ; encoded by the coding sequence ATGAAAACAGCCAAACACATAGCGGATAGAATCCGGCTTTTTATCGCGACCAAACAGTTTCAGGTCGGTGACGTGATGCCCTCCACCCGGGAACTGGGCCGTCAGCTGGACGCCAGTTTTCACACCGTGCGCAAGGCGTATCACATGTTGACCGCAGAGGGGCTGCTTCGCAGTGAGCGGGGACGCGGATTTGTCGTCAACCGACAGAATATGCCCCTGGACAAGTCGCAGCGACTGGAACTGGGGGCCGAGCGCATCCGCACGGTGCTCGAGGAGCTTATCGGCAACGGACTTGATGATGAGGAGATCGAAACCCTGTTTCAGGAACAGCTCGGTTTTGTGGAGTGGCCGGCCAGGCTGGAAAGCTGTGCTTCGGTGGGAGTTACCCATGAGCACGGAGCCATGGTCGCCCGCGCGATTCTCGATGAAGTGGGCATCAGAAGCGAAACCATCACCCCCGACGAAACCGGGAAACGGGTTAATTTCGATGCGCTTTTTGTACCGGTGCAGTGGATGCGCGATTTTCGCGAGGAGTCGGAGAATACCCTGCTGCTGCCGGTGGTGTATCATCTCAAATCCGAGTTGCTGATCTCCCTGGTGGAGCGGTCGGCAATTCAGACCATCGGAATGGTTTCAAGCGATGAGCAGACCTTGAGCACGTTGATCAACGAGCTCAAGCACAGTTTGAAGTTTCCGGGATCGATTATGGCGGGCGGTGTGTACGGCAAATCCCTGCCCCTTTTTGTGAGGGAGGTGGACATTGTGCTTTATCCGCCATCGGTAGCCTCGCTTGTGGAGCGGCAGATACCGGAGAAACGCCGGATGAAAATCGAATACGCCATCGACAGCCGCACAGCGGAGATCATTCGCTCGGAGTTGTGGGATCAGTAG
- a CDS encoding KamA family radical SAM protein encodes MYHDAFPQSAHSVTGWTDWKWQMKNRIRTEEELRGWITPEPMEAEGIRRTKSYFRWRITPYYASLMDPSDPNCPIRRQVIPHADELDDDMDLLELDPLEEQAHSPVKNLIHNYRDRVAFCVTTECAVYCRYCLRKRMVGDGTQALNREELQEGIDYLADHPEIRDVLLTGGDPLSLNDDNLEWIIARLRAIPHISIIRIGTRYPVLNPFRVTDGLCRMLSRYHPVWLNTHFNHARELTGEAVAALDRLSHAGVPLGNQTVLLKGINDDVETLHALFHKLISCRVRPYYLYQAQLIGGTRHFRTTIEHGMALMEQLRGRLSGFAIPMYVLDTPHGKVPLTPTGFRKRDGDHVVVEAYDGTMWREYNPS; translated from the coding sequence ATGTATCACGACGCTTTTCCGCAATCTGCACATTCGGTAACCGGCTGGACGGACTGGAAATGGCAGATGAAAAACCGCATCCGCACCGAAGAGGAGCTGAGGGGCTGGATTACCCCGGAACCGATGGAGGCGGAAGGCATTCGGCGCACAAAGAGCTACTTCCGATGGCGGATTACGCCGTACTACGCTTCCCTGATGGATCCCTCGGATCCGAACTGCCCTATCCGCCGGCAGGTTATTCCGCACGCGGACGAGCTGGACGATGACATGGACCTGCTGGAACTGGATCCGCTCGAGGAACAGGCGCACAGTCCTGTCAAGAACCTGATCCACAACTACCGTGACCGGGTAGCTTTTTGTGTTACCACCGAATGCGCGGTTTATTGCCGGTACTGCCTCCGCAAACGGATGGTCGGTGACGGCACCCAGGCCCTGAACAGGGAGGAACTGCAGGAAGGGATCGACTACCTGGCCGACCATCCGGAAATTCGCGATGTGCTGCTGACCGGCGGGGATCCGCTCTCGCTGAACGACGACAACCTTGAATGGATTATCGCCAGACTCAGAGCCATTCCTCATATCTCCATCATCCGTATCGGCACCAGATACCCTGTGCTCAATCCGTTCCGGGTTACGGACGGCCTCTGCAGGATGCTGTCACGGTATCATCCCGTCTGGCTCAATACCCATTTCAACCATGCCCGGGAGTTAACCGGGGAGGCTGTGGCAGCGCTGGATCGTCTCAGCCATGCAGGTGTACCCCTCGGCAACCAGACCGTGCTGCTGAAAGGAATCAACGACGACGTGGAGACATTGCATGCGCTTTTTCACAAGCTGATCTCGTGCCGTGTCCGGCCATATTATCTCTATCAGGCACAGCTAATCGGCGGAACGCGCCATTTTCGTACCACGATCGAACATGGAATGGCGCTGATGGAACAGCTGAGAGGACGGTTGTCGGGGTTCGCGATACCGATGTATGTTCTGGATACGCCGCACGGCAAGGTCCCACTGACCCCAACCGGTTTCCGAAAACGCGATGGGGATCACGTGGTCGTGGAAGCCTATGACGGCACCATGTGGCGCGAATACAATCCCTCCTGA
- the wrbA gene encoding NAD(P)H:quinone oxidoreductase: protein MSEQNASGVKLAVIYYSSTGTNYQTANAVVEAAKSLGAEVRLRKVAELAPEAAVAQNEQWKKHLDETSDIEVASNHDLEWADAIIFGSPTRYGNVAAQMKQFLDGTGPLWAQGKLADKAVAGFTSAQNLHGGQESTLLALYNTMYHWGSIIVPLGYTDPANFQSGGNPYGISLKAGEAIDENKKSIIKTLTQRVLRVAASLK from the coding sequence ATGAGTGAACAAAACGCAAGCGGTGTTAAGCTGGCCGTTATCTATTACAGCTCCACGGGAACCAATTATCAGACAGCCAACGCCGTAGTTGAGGCGGCAAAAAGTTTGGGGGCGGAAGTTCGCCTTCGCAAAGTCGCCGAACTGGCACCAGAGGCGGCCGTTGCTCAGAACGAGCAGTGGAAGAAGCATCTTGATGAGACGTCTGACATTGAGGTGGCCTCCAACCATGACCTCGAATGGGCCGATGCCATAATTTTCGGCTCTCCAACCAGGTATGGTAATGTGGCCGCCCAGATGAAACAGTTCCTGGACGGAACGGGTCCGCTGTGGGCTCAGGGGAAACTGGCAGACAAGGCGGTTGCCGGCTTTACAAGCGCTCAAAACCTGCACGGAGGTCAAGAGTCAACCCTTCTGGCACTTTATAACACCATGTACCACTGGGGAAGCATCATTGTTCCGCTTGGTTATACCGATCCGGCCAATTTTCAGTCGGGCGGGAACCCTTATGGCATCAGCCTTAAAGCGGGTGAGGCGATCGACGAGAACAAAAAATCCATCATCAAAACGCTTACTCAGCGGGTGCTTCGTGTGGCCGCTTCTTTGAAGTGA
- a CDS encoding MarR family transcriptional regulator, translated as MNTFKEEIKQTREFESQEQEAIIALLLTTDRLKGRLSALAGQFEITPQQYNVLRILNGAGDDGIQTLEIMDRMLERNPGITRLLDRLETKALIVRERSASDRRCQICRITAKGKTLLTNMDAPMQDLTQSVMQLLDKKQVTTLIDLLSLIRKGM; from the coding sequence ATGAATACATTTAAAGAGGAAATCAAACAAACCAGAGAGTTTGAATCGCAGGAACAGGAAGCGATCATTGCCCTGCTGCTGACCACCGACCGCCTGAAGGGACGGTTGAGTGCGCTTGCCGGTCAGTTTGAGATAACACCGCAGCAATACAATGTACTGCGCATTCTGAACGGAGCCGGTGATGACGGCATCCAGACTCTCGAGATCATGGACAGGATGCTGGAAAGGAATCCGGGCATTACACGGCTGCTTGACCGACTTGAGACCAAAGCTTTGATTGTGAGAGAACGGTCGGCCAGCGACCGCAGATGCCAGATCTGCAGGATTACCGCCAAAGGGAAAACACTGCTCACAAATATGGATGCACCAATGCAGGATCTAACGCAATCCGTCATGCAGCTTCTGGATAAAAAACAGGTAACTACCCTTATCGATCTGCTTTCGCTGATCCGGAAGGGAATGTAA
- a CDS encoding endo-1,4-beta-xylanase, with product MIILLLIMITGLVSDAVAGEENIVNVNGTFENSDVTVSGDTTSVEGWEFFVQDGAEGRYAIIDSVTKVGNRALAVSVEAVGPDDWSLGAVNEDVLVEPGENYTLALWARASEDGATANFTVGQTQYRNFNELGRVGSGDVSLTTEWQEFGFNFVTPANADTVRVPLHFSFDANIGNTIYIDSVTVTHIPSQDDDDPVDMTPIADGQDKWIGNIWSPPQIENFTSYWNQVTAENAGKWGSVEGTRGTYNWSNLDASYQLARDNGFPYRFHVLTWGGQQPGWINDLSTEEQLEAITQWYDTLAVRYPDMEYVEVVNEGSNNHQLPDGQSGDANYIEALGGTGETGHDWIITAFEMARERFPNSKLMINDYNIVSSETWGTRNARNYKQIIDDLVERDLIDVIGVQAHAFSTPGSQAQIRRVLDLLAETGLPIQATEMDIQGNSDLSQEASDQLQLENMQRIFPVFWEHPAVEGITFWGWRPGLWMDDAELIYPNGEERPALTWLREYVENWVEPEPTDVSGDATPVRFELSQNYPNPFNPTTQIRYEVAEQADVSLQVYDITGRLVQTLVNNTAQAPGQYSVTFDGSNLASGVYLYRLQAGSFSDVRRMMLVK from the coding sequence TTGATAATTTTGCTGCTGATTATGATCACCGGCCTGGTTTCTGATGCCGTCGCCGGGGAAGAGAATATTGTGAACGTCAACGGTACTTTTGAAAACTCCGATGTCACTGTATCGGGGGATACTACCAGTGTTGAAGGCTGGGAGTTTTTTGTCCAGGACGGTGCTGAAGGCCGATATGCAATCATTGACAGCGTCACAAAAGTTGGCAATCGTGCCTTGGCCGTTTCGGTAGAAGCCGTTGGTCCTGATGACTGGAGTCTGGGTGCCGTGAACGAAGATGTTCTGGTTGAACCAGGAGAAAACTACACCCTCGCCTTGTGGGCAAGAGCTTCCGAAGACGGGGCAACAGCTAACTTCACCGTCGGCCAAACACAATACAGAAATTTCAATGAACTCGGACGGGTGGGAAGCGGTGATGTATCCCTGACAACAGAGTGGCAGGAGTTTGGCTTCAATTTTGTCACTCCAGCCAATGCCGACACCGTTCGGGTCCCATTGCATTTCAGCTTTGATGCAAACATTGGAAATACCATATACATCGACAGTGTGACGGTAACCCACATCCCTTCGCAGGATGATGATGACCCCGTTGATATGACACCCATTGCCGATGGACAGGACAAGTGGATTGGCAACATCTGGTCACCACCCCAAATTGAGAATTTCACCAGCTACTGGAACCAGGTTACCGCCGAGAACGCCGGTAAATGGGGAAGTGTGGAAGGTACACGAGGGACCTACAACTGGAGCAACCTGGATGCCAGCTATCAACTCGCCAGGGATAACGGATTCCCGTACCGGTTTCACGTACTTACCTGGGGCGGACAGCAGCCCGGCTGGATCAATGACCTGAGCACGGAAGAGCAGCTTGAAGCCATCACCCAGTGGTACGACACCCTGGCCGTGCGCTACCCGGACATGGAGTATGTGGAGGTGGTGAACGAAGGTTCCAACAACCACCAGCTGCCTGACGGTCAAAGCGGCGATGCCAACTATATTGAAGCTCTTGGCGGAACCGGTGAAACCGGCCACGACTGGATCATCACCGCCTTTGAAATGGCCCGTGAGCGATTCCCCAACAGCAAGCTCATGATCAATGACTACAATATCGTGAGCAGCGAGACCTGGGGCACCCGAAATGCCCGGAATTACAAGCAGATCATCGACGATCTTGTAGAACGGGACCTGATTGATGTGATTGGTGTTCAGGCCCATGCCTTCTCTACCCCGGGGTCACAAGCTCAAATAAGACGTGTACTCGATCTGTTGGCGGAAACCGGTTTGCCCATTCAGGCCACCGAAATGGACATCCAGGGGAACTCGGACTTGTCGCAGGAGGCTTCGGATCAGCTTCAGCTTGAAAACATGCAACGCATTTTCCCGGTGTTCTGGGAGCATCCTGCCGTGGAGGGCATCACCTTCTGGGGCTGGAGGCCAGGATTATGGATGGATGATGCCGAGCTGATTTATCCCAACGGCGAGGAGCGCCCGGCACTTACATGGCTCAGGGAGTACGTGGAGAACTGGGTTGAGCCAGAGCCCACCGATGTGAGCGGTGATGCGACTCCGGTGAGATTCGAACTCTCTCAAAATTATCCCAACCCGTTCAACCCGACCACGCAGATCAGGTATGAGGTTGCCGAGCAGGCGGATGTCTCGCTGCAGGTCTACGATATCACCGGCCGTCTCGTGCAGACACTGGTAAACAACACGGCGCAGGCACCGGGGCAGTATTCGGTAACCTTCGACGGCAGCAACCTGGCCAGCGGCGTGTACCTGTACC